The proteins below are encoded in one region of Candidatus Binataceae bacterium:
- a CDS encoding NAD(P)H-dependent oxidoreductase subunit E, producing MTEHKEINFSQPVLAELHDLLSHYPTKQAALLPALWLAQREFGWISPEVEAYVAGLLGLAPSHVAGVVSFYTMFYRKPVGRWHLEVCGNLSCRLRGAATIIDCVRDKLAIGPGETTADGKFTLSEVECLASCGSAPMLQLNHGPFYENLTPESVVRLIDELGSRGD from the coding sequence ATGACCGAGCATAAAGAAATCAACTTTTCGCAGCCGGTGTTGGCGGAGTTGCACGACCTCCTGAGCCATTATCCCACCAAGCAAGCCGCGCTATTGCCCGCGCTATGGTTGGCCCAACGCGAGTTTGGCTGGATTAGCCCCGAAGTGGAAGCCTACGTCGCGGGGCTGCTGGGGTTGGCTCCCTCCCATGTGGCCGGTGTGGTTTCATTTTATACGATGTTCTACCGCAAGCCGGTAGGGCGCTGGCATTTGGAAGTGTGCGGCAATCTTTCCTGCCGCTTGCGCGGCGCCGCCACTATTATCGACTGCGTTCGCGACAAGCTTGCGATCGGACCGGGCGAAACCACGGCTGATGGCAAATTCACGCTCAGCGAAGTGGAGTGTCTGGCCTCCTGCGGCAGCGCGCCGATGCTTCAGCTCAACCATGGCCCCTTCTACGAAAACCTCACGCCCGAATCGGTGGTTCGGCTGATCGACGAGCTGGGCAGTCGTGGCGATTGA
- a CDS encoding helix-turn-helix domain-containing protein: MRYERSTSQLADTQLVNGNPEIMTVSMLAEYLRCHPSTIYRLLRQKRLPGFKIGSDWRFKKSVIDQWLKEVTVSALEE; this comes from the coding sequence ATGCGGTACGAAAGGAGTACGTCACAGTTGGCTGATACCCAATTGGTCAACGGAAACCCCGAGATCATGACGGTCTCGATGCTGGCCGAGTATCTGCGCTGCCATCCCAGTACGATCTATCGATTGTTGCGGCAGAAACGACTGCCCGGATTTAAGATCGGCAGTGATTGGCGATTTAAAAAATCGGTAATCGACCAGTGGTTGAAAGAGGTTACGGTAAGCGCGCTTGAGGAGTGA
- the nuoK gene encoding NADH-quinone oxidoreductase subunit NuoK has protein sequence MSVTPIDYFLVLSGVLFCIGVAGVLLRRNIIIMFMSIEIMLNAVNLAFVALGRALNSTDGQAIVFFVMTVAAAEAAVGLGIILAIFRNRETVNADELNLMRW, from the coding sequence ATGAGCGTGACGCCGATCGATTACTTCCTTGTGTTGAGCGGTGTGCTGTTTTGTATCGGCGTTGCCGGTGTGCTGTTGCGGCGCAACATCATCATCATGTTCATGTCGATCGAAATAATGCTCAACGCTGTTAATCTGGCCTTCGTCGCGCTTGGGCGTGCGCTCAACTCCACCGACGGCCAGGCCATTGTGTTTTTCGTGATGACGGTGGCGGCGGCCGAAGCCGCGGTCGGCTTGGGAATCATTCTGGCGATTTTTCGTAACCGCGAAACCGTTAACGCCGACGAACTCAACCTGATGCGCTGGTGA
- a CDS encoding pyridoxal phosphate-dependent aminotransferase, whose translation MIKLNRRVGMLKPSATLAAEARAIELREAGKNVISLAAGEPDFDTPERIKQAARAAMAEGLTKYTAVSGTSRIKQAICAKLKRENGLVYEPAEVMATAGGKPAAANLINALFDEGDEFIIPTPAWVSFIAMVQLSGATPKLVPTAERDGFRLSPSSLEAALTPATRGIILNSPCNPTGAVYQEEHLRALARIFVEAKLWVISDDVYEHISYGGPIPHLFAIEPRLKEHGIVINSLSKSYAMTGWRIGMAAGPREVIAAATRLQGQNASNPNSIAQAAAVEALNGPQDDVRQMAAEFHRRRDFVVERVRTIPGFSLPNVPEGAFYVFPNVSALLACKWNGQPVGDGDGLARILLDEALVSTVGGTDFGAPQFVRLSYANSLENLREAFDRIEGVTRKLLG comes from the coding sequence ATGATCAAGCTCAATCGCCGGGTTGGCATGCTGAAGCCCTCGGCCACCCTGGCGGCCGAGGCGCGCGCGATCGAATTGCGCGAAGCCGGCAAGAACGTGATTTCGCTGGCCGCTGGCGAACCCGACTTCGACACCCCCGAGCGCATTAAGCAGGCCGCGCGCGCGGCGATGGCCGAGGGGTTGACCAAATACACCGCGGTTAGCGGCACCTCGCGGATCAAACAGGCGATTTGCGCCAAACTCAAACGTGAAAATGGGCTCGTTTACGAGCCAGCGGAAGTGATGGCAACGGCGGGCGGCAAGCCGGCGGCTGCCAACCTGATAAACGCCCTGTTCGATGAAGGCGACGAGTTCATTATTCCTACTCCGGCCTGGGTGAGCTTCATCGCGATGGTACAATTGTCGGGCGCCACGCCCAAATTGGTGCCCACCGCGGAGCGCGACGGCTTTCGGCTGAGCCCTTCAAGCCTTGAGGCGGCGCTGACCCCGGCCACCCGCGGCATTATTCTCAATTCACCCTGCAACCCGACCGGCGCGGTTTATCAGGAAGAGCATCTGCGCGCGCTCGCACGGATATTTGTGGAGGCCAAGCTTTGGGTCATCTCCGATGACGTCTATGAGCACATCAGTTACGGCGGTCCCATACCCCACCTCTTTGCCATCGAGCCGCGACTCAAGGAGCATGGCATCGTCATCAACTCGCTCTCCAAAAGCTATGCGATGACCGGCTGGCGGATCGGAATGGCGGCCGGACCGCGCGAGGTCATCGCCGCGGCGACTCGCCTGCAAGGGCAAAACGCCAGCAACCCCAATTCGATCGCCCAGGCCGCGGCGGTCGAGGCGCTCAACGGACCGCAGGACGACGTCCGGCAAATGGCGGCCGAATTCCATCGCCGGCGCGACTTTGTGGTCGAGCGCGTACGCACCATCCCAGGCTTCAGCCTGCCCAACGTACCCGAGGGCGCTTTTTATGTCTTCCCCAACGTCTCGGCCTTGCTCGCTTGCAAATGGAACGGCCAGCCGGTGGGTGACGGCGACGGTCTAGCCCGCATCCTGCTGGACGAAGCGCTGGTCTCTACCGTGGGTGGCACCGATTTCGGCGCACCGCAGTTCGTGCGCCTGTCGTATGCCAATTCCCTGGAGAACCTGCGCGAGGCCTTCGATCGTATCGAGGGCGTGACCCGCAAGCTGTTGGGCTAG
- a CDS encoding NADH-quinone oxidoreductase subunit M: MFSNWLTAMVFVPLLGAILITLQSNERGAWRSAFIFSLIPLAISFYLFAAFDPASTSYQFVENYSWIPQFGISYHIGIDGISLFLVLLTTILISLSLLYSGGGDIGFRAKEFCFFMLVLETGLLGALVAVDIFLFYVFWEVMLIPMYFLIGIWGHGRKLYAAFKFILYTMLGSILMLVAIIYLVLAARTQLGHLSFDLPQLYQVPLTATQARWLFAAFALAFAIKVPMWPVHTWLPDAHTEAPTAGSVILAGVMLKMGGYGFLRFAIPLFPDVARQAAPIFMALAVIGIVYGAVVALVQPDLKRLVAYSSVSHLGFVMLGLFALNPQGVEGGLYQMLNHGVSTGALFLLVGMIYLRRHTREISEFGGLWHSVPKYAGIFMVVMLSSVGLPGLNGFVGEFLILLGAYLATWQAAAVAVTGLILGALYLFYAYERVIFGPIKHKINETLPDLTAREIAVMVPLIGLMFFMGLYPKPLLSRMEPSVQLLVQRAHAQVARLDQSESKQMAAAAVAPASNLR; encoded by the coding sequence ATGTTTTCCAACTGGCTGACCGCGATGGTGTTTGTGCCGCTGCTGGGGGCAATACTGATTACCCTGCAAAGCAATGAGCGGGGCGCGTGGCGCTCGGCCTTCATCTTTTCGCTGATTCCGCTGGCGATAAGCTTTTATCTCTTTGCCGCCTTCGACCCCGCCAGCACCAGCTATCAGTTCGTGGAAAACTATTCCTGGATTCCGCAATTCGGGATTTCCTATCACATCGGTATCGACGGCATCAGCTTGTTCCTGGTTCTTCTGACCACGATTCTGATCTCGCTCTCGCTGCTTTATTCGGGCGGCGGTGATATCGGGTTTCGGGCCAAGGAATTCTGTTTCTTCATGCTGGTGCTGGAAACCGGACTGCTAGGCGCCTTGGTGGCGGTTGATATTTTCCTGTTCTACGTATTTTGGGAAGTGATGCTTATTCCGATGTATTTTCTCATCGGGATTTGGGGTCACGGCCGCAAGCTGTACGCCGCCTTCAAATTTATCCTGTACACCATGCTCGGCTCGATCCTGATGCTGGTCGCCATCATCTATCTAGTGCTGGCGGCGCGCACGCAGCTTGGGCATCTCAGCTTCGATCTGCCGCAACTCTACCAAGTGCCGTTAACCGCGACCCAGGCCCGCTGGCTGTTCGCGGCCTTCGCCCTGGCCTTCGCGATCAAGGTGCCGATGTGGCCGGTGCATACCTGGCTGCCCGACGCTCATACCGAGGCCCCCACCGCGGGCTCGGTGATTCTAGCCGGGGTGATGCTGAAGATGGGCGGCTACGGCTTCCTGCGCTTCGCCATTCCGCTCTTTCCCGACGTGGCACGCCAAGCCGCGCCGATCTTCATGGCCTTGGCGGTAATCGGAATTGTTTACGGTGCGGTGGTGGCATTGGTGCAGCCCGATCTCAAGCGCCTGGTAGCCTATTCTTCGGTCAGCCATCTGGGGTTCGTGATGCTCGGACTGTTCGCTCTCAATCCGCAGGGCGTTGAGGGCGGGCTTTACCAAATGCTCAACCATGGGGTTTCCACCGGCGCTCTGTTTCTTCTGGTCGGGATGATCTACCTGCGCCGACATACGCGCGAAATCAGCGAGTTTGGTGGTCTGTGGCACAGCGTGCCCAAGTACGCGGGAATCTTCATGGTCGTGATGCTGTCGTCGGTGGGCTTGCCCGGCCTCAACGGCTTCGTGGGAGAATTCCTCATCCTGCTGGGCGCCTACCTGGCGACTTGGCAAGCGGCGGCGGTGGCCGTCACCGGCCTGATCCTGGGCGCGCTGTACCTCTTCTACGCCTACGAGCGGGTGATCTTTGGCCCCATCAAACACAAGATCAATGAAACCCTGCCCGATCTCACGGCACGGGAAATCGCGGTCATGGTGCCGCTGATTGGGCTGATGTTTTTCATGGGTCTTTACCCCAAACCTCTGCTGTCGCGGATGGAACCATCGGTGCAGCTGTTGGTGCAGCGTGCTCACGCCCAGGTCGCTCGGCTGGACCAAAGCGAGAGCAAACAGATGGCGGCGGCCGCGGTCGCGCCGGCGAGCAACCTGAGATGA
- the coaD gene encoding pantetheine-phosphate adenylyltransferase, translated as MNNQQSTRMRCAVYPGTFDPIHNGHIDIVRRAVEIFDEVIVAVAYNPHKDSALFSADERVEMIRESVRDLEPRARVDKFSGLSVEYAERIGARVIIRSLRAVTDFEYELGMTHLNKYMKPNVETIFLFANPALFFSASHLIKEVASYGQRLPALVPPNVMQKLREKFKLD; from the coding sequence ATGAACAACCAGCAGAGTACGCGCATGCGCTGCGCGGTCTATCCGGGAACCTTCGACCCGATCCACAACGGCCATATCGATATCGTGCGCCGGGCGGTGGAAATCTTCGACGAAGTAATCGTCGCCGTGGCCTACAACCCGCACAAAGACAGCGCCCTGTTCAGTGCCGACGAGCGGGTGGAAATGATCCGGGAAAGTGTGCGTGACCTCGAACCGCGGGCCCGCGTGGACAAATTCAGCGGCCTGTCGGTGGAGTACGCCGAACGAATCGGCGCTCGGGTAATTATCCGTAGCCTGCGCGCGGTGACCGATTTCGAGTACGAGTTGGGCATGACCCATCTCAATAAGTACATGAAGCCCAACGTGGAGACGATTTTTCTGTTCGCCAATCCGGCCCTGTTCTTTTCCGCCTCCCACCTGATCAAGGAGGTGGCCAGTTATGGCCAACGGCTGCCGGCCTTGGTTCCCCCCAACGTCATGCAAAAACTGCGCGAGAAGTTTAAACTGGATTAA
- the rsmD gene encoding 16S rRNA (guanine(966)-N(2))-methyltransferase RsmD, producing MRSKYHHPSARAGDARGLAPCFPREDSLSIPTDVTKAGDRLAGRGSLRPLFRASRARPAATMRIIAGDARGRKLKAPAGLATRPTLARVRQSIFSRLAARFGMSELRVLDLFAGTGSLGIEALSRGAAHVTFVEGARPALAALRDNLAALALNQRARVIGSDIWTALEQLARERARFDLILLDPPYRRGWGEPVLSRLVELELFAPGGWAVTEVSKLELAPASRPGLQRISLATLGDHQIALYRLEETAAE from the coding sequence TTGCGTAGCAAGTACCACCACCCTTCTGCCCGCGCCGGCGACGCGCGCGGGCTTGCGCCTTGCTTCCCCCGTGAGGATTCTTTATCTATCCCAACTGATGTTACAAAAGCGGGCGACCGATTGGCGGGCCGGGGTTCACTCCGCCCGCTGTTCCGCGCTAGCCGCGCGCGCCCGGCGGCGACTATGCGAATAATCGCGGGAGACGCCCGCGGGCGCAAGCTCAAGGCCCCAGCCGGATTGGCCACCCGACCAACCTTGGCACGGGTTCGCCAATCGATTTTCTCGCGCCTAGCGGCCCGCTTCGGAATGAGCGAACTGCGCGTGCTCGATCTGTTTGCCGGCACAGGCTCGCTGGGAATCGAGGCGCTCTCGCGCGGCGCCGCCCACGTCACCTTCGTGGAAGGCGCGCGCCCCGCTCTGGCCGCGCTGCGCGATAACCTGGCAGCCTTGGCCCTGAACCAACGCGCACGGGTGATAGGAAGCGATATCTGGACCGCGCTGGAGCAGCTTGCGCGCGAGCGCGCCCGGTTCGATTTGATTCTGCTCGATCCTCCCTATCGGCGCGGCTGGGGTGAGCCGGTATTGAGCCGGCTGGTGGAGTTGGAATTGTTTGCGCCAGGGGGATGGGCGGTAACAGAGGTTTCCAAACTGGAGCTTGCGCCCGCTTCGCGCCCGGGCCTGCAACGTATCAGCTTGGCTACTTTGGGCGACCATCAGATCGCGCTGTACCGCCTCGAGGAGACAGCGGCGGAATGA
- a CDS encoding NADH-quinone oxidoreductase subunit J, which yields MPLGLFAFLAALAVLSALGVIVQRNPIHCLLSLVGTLLIIAVLFIGLGAVTVGFLQAIVYAGAIMVLFLFVIWLLNLQVEPPEGGRLALKVLAALFTAALIAELVMVFVNLGPALGGSQPAVGAGYGDINRLAQTLFSQYLIAFEVTSILLLVGVVGAIALARRVAPGEAGAVK from the coding sequence ATGCCGCTTGGGCTGTTCGCTTTTCTGGCCGCATTGGCGGTGCTCTCCGCGCTCGGCGTCATCGTTCAGCGCAATCCCATCCACTGCCTGCTTTCGCTGGTGGGAACGCTGCTGATCATTGCCGTGCTCTTCATTGGCCTGGGCGCGGTGACCGTGGGTTTTTTGCAGGCGATCGTCTATGCCGGCGCGATCATGGTTTTGTTTCTCTTTGTTATCTGGCTGCTCAATCTGCAGGTCGAACCGCCCGAGGGTGGGCGGCTGGCGCTCAAGGTTCTGGCCGCGTTGTTCACTGCAGCGCTGATTGCCGAGCTGGTGATGGTCTTCGTGAATCTGGGGCCAGCGCTGGGCGGGAGCCAGCCCGCGGTTGGGGCCGGTTACGGCGACATCAACCGATTGGCGCAAACGCTTTTCTCCCAATACCTAATCGCTTTCGAAGTGACCTCGATTTTGCTGCTGGTGGGGGTGGTGGGCGCGATCGCGTTGGCGCGTCGGGTGGCGCCTGGCGAGGCAGGAGCCGTGAAATGA
- a CDS encoding complex I subunit 1 family protein translates to MAIDLLIGAVKAIVVILMVLNLSALLLWFERKGSALIQDRVGANRANILGLGQRLGLPNLGFVNTLMADPLKLFTKEDFVPAGADHFLHSLAPFLAMFPVLVTFAVVPFGDELTIGGYHISLQAAPINVAALYVLATVGIGVYGVALAGWASNNRWALLGGIRATAQMISYELAMGLAVIAVVMTYGTLDLQVMCRAQGGVWFGWLPRWGICVQPVAFLLLMTAGMAESKRVPFDLPEGESELIAGYFTEYSGGKQAVFMLVDFAEIVLISALVTTFFFGGWQVPYLYPTGFHFPGGATLALPNVVVAILGIISFTLKVVVFCWLQILVRWTLPRFRYDQLMRLGWKGLLPLAVANLVVTACVIVLAGV, encoded by the coding sequence GTGGCGATTGATCTGCTCATTGGCGCCGTCAAGGCGATCGTGGTGATCCTGATGGTGCTCAACCTGTCAGCGCTTCTGCTGTGGTTCGAGCGCAAGGGCAGCGCCCTGATTCAGGATCGGGTGGGCGCCAACCGTGCCAACATTCTTGGTTTGGGACAGCGCCTGGGACTGCCTAATCTGGGCTTCGTCAACACCCTGATGGCGGATCCGCTCAAGCTCTTTACCAAAGAAGACTTTGTTCCCGCTGGCGCCGACCACTTTTTGCACAGCTTGGCCCCTTTTCTGGCCATGTTTCCGGTGCTGGTAACTTTCGCGGTGGTGCCCTTCGGCGACGAGTTGACCATCGGCGGTTACCACATCAGCCTGCAGGCCGCTCCGATCAACGTAGCCGCGCTCTATGTTCTGGCCACGGTTGGTATCGGCGTATACGGCGTCGCACTGGCCGGTTGGGCTTCCAACAACCGCTGGGCACTGTTGGGGGGTATTCGCGCTACCGCGCAGATGATCTCATACGAGCTGGCGATGGGCTTGGCGGTTATCGCGGTGGTTATGACCTACGGCACCCTGGATTTGCAGGTGATGTGCCGGGCTCAGGGGGGGGTGTGGTTTGGCTGGCTGCCGCGCTGGGGAATTTGCGTGCAGCCGGTGGCTTTTCTGCTGCTGATGACGGCTGGGATGGCGGAATCCAAGCGCGTGCCTTTCGATTTGCCCGAGGGCGAATCGGAGCTTATCGCGGGCTATTTCACCGAGTATTCGGGTGGCAAGCAGGCCGTCTTTATGCTGGTGGATTTTGCCGAAATCGTCCTGATCTCGGCCCTGGTCACGACCTTTTTCTTTGGCGGCTGGCAGGTCCCCTACCTCTATCCCACTGGCTTCCATTTTCCCGGTGGCGCCACGCTGGCACTGCCCAACGTAGTGGTGGCCATCCTGGGTATAATCAGTTTTACCCTCAAAGTGGTAGTTTTCTGCTGGTTGCAGATCCTGGTGCGTTGGACCCTGCCCCGCTTTCGCTATGATCAGCTCATGCGGCTGGGTTGGAAGGGGCTGTTGCCGCTGGCCGTGGCCAACCTGGTGGTCACAGCCTGCGTAATCGTGCTGGCGGGGGTATAA
- the nuoL gene encoding NADH-quinone oxidoreductase subunit L produces MTVAFPALGLILLCPVLGVVFNLFWGARAGRAAVYTVGVAAIAIPFAVALWAVGTLLTLNPGQVLGVTLWPWIEVGRFHVQIALRLDSLAAVMVLVVSGVGALIHLYSCGYMAEDPDFARFFTYMNLFVFSMLLLVLAANLLLMFVGWEGVGLCSYLLIAFWYTDPQFAYNGRKAFVVNRIGDAGFILGLLTLFWALSSHGFWTLDFVQMQSHIAVVTPALATAAGLLLFAGATGKSAQIPLYVWLPDAMVGPTPVSALIHAATMVTAGVYMVARLNFLYMLSPQAMEVVAAVGTATAFFAATIAIVQPDIKRVLAYSTISQLGYMFMGVGVGAFAAGISHVMTHAFFKALLFLCAGSVIHGLHGEQDMNHMGGLARKMPITCVTMWMATLAIVAIPPFAGFFTKDLILSSAYSSGHFVLWLVGLITAALTGLYMFRLIFMTFHGKSRVAPEKAHHIHESPLVMTLPLMVLAALSLCGGWIALPQGLLWGNVLGRFLASTVGTFKPLFETNEVMLSGLSVLAGLTGLATAWLFYIARPEWPGQLARSVYALYRLLLDKYFIDQIYDRLVSRPLFFIGHYVLWRGVDSFTIDGVVEGSAVTVETGGDLARRAENGNVQSYALVYLLGAVAVVAFYVYRVLH; encoded by the coding sequence ATGACGGTTGCTTTTCCGGCCCTGGGCCTGATTTTGCTCTGCCCTGTCCTGGGGGTCGTGTTCAACCTGTTCTGGGGCGCGCGCGCCGGCCGCGCCGCGGTCTACACCGTAGGGGTGGCTGCGATCGCAATCCCCTTCGCCGTTGCCCTATGGGCAGTGGGTACCCTGCTGACCCTCAACCCGGGTCAGGTCTTGGGTGTCACCTTGTGGCCGTGGATCGAGGTCGGCAGATTTCACGTCCAGATCGCCTTGCGCCTGGATTCGCTGGCGGCGGTGATGGTGCTGGTGGTGTCGGGGGTAGGCGCGCTGATCCATCTGTATTCGTGCGGCTATATGGCTGAGGATCCTGACTTCGCCCGCTTCTTCACCTACATGAACCTGTTCGTGTTCTCGATGTTGCTACTGGTCTTGGCCGCCAACCTGCTGCTGATGTTTGTAGGCTGGGAAGGGGTCGGGCTGTGCTCCTACCTACTGATCGCGTTTTGGTACACCGATCCACAGTTTGCCTATAACGGCCGCAAGGCCTTCGTGGTCAATCGTATCGGTGACGCCGGCTTTATCCTGGGGCTGCTGACCCTATTCTGGGCGTTGTCTTCGCACGGCTTCTGGACCCTGGACTTTGTGCAGATGCAGAGCCATATCGCGGTGGTGACGCCCGCTTTGGCTACGGCCGCGGGCTTGCTGTTGTTTGCGGGCGCCACCGGTAAATCCGCCCAGATTCCGCTCTACGTCTGGCTGCCCGACGCGATGGTCGGTCCTACGCCGGTCAGTGCTTTGATCCACGCCGCGACTATGGTCACGGCTGGGGTCTACATGGTGGCTCGCCTCAACTTCCTCTACATGCTCAGCCCGCAGGCGATGGAAGTGGTGGCGGCGGTAGGCACGGCCACAGCGTTTTTCGCCGCCACCATCGCCATTGTCCAACCCGACATCAAGCGCGTGCTGGCCTACTCGACCATCAGCCAGCTCGGCTACATGTTCATGGGAGTGGGAGTGGGAGCGTTCGCCGCCGGTATCTCCCACGTCATGACTCACGCCTTCTTCAAGGCCCTGCTCTTTCTGTGCGCCGGCTCGGTTATCCACGGATTGCACGGCGAGCAGGACATGAACCACATGGGCGGGCTGGCGCGCAAGATGCCGATCACTTGCGTGACGATGTGGATGGCGACCCTGGCGATCGTGGCGATTCCACCGTTTGCCGGATTTTTTACCAAGGATCTGATCCTGAGCTCGGCCTACTCTTCGGGCCATTTCGTCTTATGGCTGGTGGGCTTGATTACCGCCGCGCTGACCGGACTTTACATGTTCCGCCTGATTTTCATGACCTTCCATGGCAAGTCGCGGGTCGCGCCCGAAAAAGCCCATCACATCCACGAATCGCCATTGGTGATGACGCTGCCTCTGATGGTGCTGGCGGCGCTGTCGCTATGCGGCGGCTGGATAGCGTTGCCCCAGGGCCTTCTGTGGGGCAATGTGCTGGGCCGCTTCCTGGCCAGTACGGTGGGCACCTTCAAGCCCCTGTTTGAAACCAACGAAGTCATGCTCAGCGGCTTGAGCGTGCTGGCCGGCCTGACCGGACTGGCAACTGCTTGGCTTTTCTATATCGCTCGTCCCGAGTGGCCCGGCCAACTCGCACGCTCGGTATATGCTTTGTATCGGCTTCTCCTGGACAAGTATTTCATCGACCAAATCTACGATCGGTTGGTGTCGCGGCCACTGTTTTTCATCGGCCATTATGTGCTGTGGCGCGGCGTTGACTCCTTCACGATCGATGGCGTGGTGGAAGGCTCGGCCGTGACCGTCGAGACCGGCGGTGACTTGGCGCGGCGGGCGGAAAACGGCAACGTGCAATCCTACGCCCTGGTCTATTTGCTGGGCGCGGTGGCGGTGGTTGCCTTCTACGTCTACCGGGTGCTCCACTGA